The stretch of DNA CAGCAGCGTTAGCGTCAGACAGCAGCGTTAGCTTCATGCACTCATCTCCAGCCTCCTTCAGCACCTCAGCAGCTACCTGAGACAGAGGCGGTTCCTCAGGTCACCCAGCCAGGCCCTCATCTGGACGGCATCGCGGGTCTCTATCACGTAGCGAGCGGCACCATCCAGCTGTGGAACAGGACCCAGATGAGCACATCTGGCCGGAGAACCTTGGGAGGGGCGTGAGCGGTCTacctgcagcaggaaggtgtTCTCCTTGTCCGGGACCTCCAGGGCCGTGGTGCTCCTCACGTCCACCATGGAGCAGCAGGGGATGCTCAGCCGGGGCTTTGATGACTGAACCACAATCAGACGACAGCAGTCAGCCACAACACGCGGGCCAGGTGGGCCAGAACCATTAGCTCTCAGCACAAAGGTGGTGGGTTCGATTCCCAGTCACCAAACGCACGTCTGGGGTTTCTCCAGCACCAAAAACAGGCAGGTCTGGTAGCACCTCTCCACTAACACGTGTATGATCATAAATATTCTGTTGGACTGGGCCAGTCCGGgccagtctgatccagtctgaGCCAGTCTGGGCCAGTCCCGGAAAGACTGAGCCAGACCGGGCCAGTCTGATCCAGTCCGAgccagtctgatccagtctggGTCAGTCTGAGCCAGTCTGGGAAAGTCTGATCCAGTCCGGgccagtctgatccagtctggGCCAGTCTGATCCAGTCCGAGCCAGTCTGGgccagtctgatccagtctggccagtctgatccagtctgggtcagtctgatccagtctgggtcagtctgatccagtctggGTCAGTCTGGAAAAGTCTGATCCAGTCTGGgccagtctgatccagtctggGCCAGTCCGGGACAGACTGAACCAGTCTGGGAAAGTCTGATCCAGTCTGGgccagtctgatccagtctgggccagtctgatccagtctggGTCAGTCCGGgccagtctgatccagtctgggccagtctgatccagtctggGCCAGACTGAACCAGTCTGGGAAAGTCTGATCCAGTCTGGGCCAGTCTGAGCCAGTCTGGGAAAGTCTGAtccagtctgatccagtctgaGCCAGTCTGGCTGTAACTTACTTTAGGTGGAATGAAGAACTCCAGGTAGTACTCCTCTCCGTGGTCGTTGCCTTCTCTGTCCCGCCCTCTGAGGACCAGACGGCACTTGTGCCACCGACCTCCTCTGAACGGCAGGTTTCCAACTGGACCGGGAGGGGGGACGGGCCCAGTCTGGGCCGCTGCCGCTGGGGCGCCGCTGTTCTCCAGGCTGTGGTGCAGCAGCCCAAACGAGAACCCAGGAAATCCGTGACCTGCACCCAGGTCGTCGGCGGATGAGCTGACACAGACCGCCCCCTCCCGCACCAGGCGGCCCTTCCTGGGGGGCCGGCGCCGCTGGTcgggggcagagcagcagcgtggatggaggagacggcggcggcgggcgtGAGGATGGGAGGAGGCGAGCGAGTCAGGCGGAGCTTCTCCAGACGATGGCTCCACTTCTCCTTCTCGCCTCCCTCGCCGTTACGGCGAAGGTCACGCGCCGCCTCCGACACGGAGAGGGAGGtggcgctgctggaggaggagggcggcagggaggaggaggaggaggagtgggggagggagAGCGGCATGGACAGGGACACGGGCATGGTGGCGGTGGGCGAGCTCCTCTGGGAGGCGGCGCCCGCGGCGGCGTCCTGGACGCCCGTGGTGTAGCTGTAGCTGGAGGGCAGCTGGCTGTGGGCGGAGTCACTGGAGGAGCTCCGCCAGTGCAGGATGCCGCGCACGCTGCCGCGCACGCTGCGCCCGACGCTGCGCAGAGAGAAACGCTTCTTCAGTTTGTGCTTCGAGGAGGTGGGAGGGTCTTTGGAACCCGGCGGAGGCGTGACGGACAGCGAGGACGGCGGCAGCTGAGGGGGGTGGGCGGAGTCAGCACTCTCCACCGCGTGTTCtaactcctcctccacagaggcTCCTCCCAACcagctgtcctcctcctcctctactgGCACCTCCCCATTGCCAGACGCCAGCGTggcgctcctctcctcccgccTCCCGTTGGTCCCGCCCACCGAGGAGCAGCATGACGACGATGAAGAAGGAGGCAGGACTTGGTTTGGGGCGTAAGAGTCCTGGAACCTGTCGCAGCTGCGGCTCTCGGACGCCGTCCGCGTGGCCGGCGCTCTGGAGGCGGGGCCACCGTCCCCCCCAGATAACGACAGCGGCGACACCGCCTCCTCTTCCAGGGAGGTGGCGTCGGACTGGGGCGCCCAGCTGACCATGTCGTCCCTCCCAGCAGCACCGCTCGGAGCCAGCGCCCCCTCCAGCTCGCTCTGGAAGTGGCGAACAAAGCGGTCAGTGAAGCGGCGGCAGAAGGCCGCCGCCGAGTCGGGGGAGTAGTGGGGGTTCTCCAGGAGGAAGGCCCGGAAGTGGCGTGCAAAGTCTCCCGCTGCGACGCGGGCGTGAAGCTCACAGAACTCGGTCCAGCTGAGGCAGGGCGAGGGCGAAGGAGTGGGCGTGTCCGACACAGACGCTGGGGGCGGAGTCACCAGCGGTGGTAAAGGGGGTGGGTGTGGTGAGAGTGGAAGCaatgagggagaggggggggagggggagggagaggggggcagCGGGGAGGAGCTAGTGGCGCGCGGGCTGGGCGGAGTTAACAGGG from Takifugu flavidus isolate HTHZ2018 chromosome 18, ASM371156v2, whole genome shotgun sequence encodes:
- the sh2b1 gene encoding LOW QUALITY PROTEIN: SH2B adapter protein 1 (The sequence of the model RefSeq protein was modified relative to this genomic sequence to represent the inferred CDS: inserted 1 base in 1 codon), yielding MNGSLLTPPSPRATSSSPLPPSPSPSPPSPSLLPLSPHPPPLPPLVTPPPASVSDTPTPSPSPCLSWTEFCELHARVAAGDFARHFRAFLLENPHYSPDSAAAFCRRFTDRFVRHFQSELEGALAPSGAAGRDDMVSWAPQSDATSLEEEAVSPLSLSGGDGGPASRAPATRTASESRSCDRFQDSYAPNQVLPPSSSSSCCSSVGGTNGRREERSATLASGNGEVPVEEEEDSWLGGASVEEELEHAVESADSAHPPQLPPSSLSVTPPPGSKDPPTSSKHKLKKRFSLRSVGRSVRGSVRGILHWRSSSSDSAHSQLPSSYSYTTGVQDAAAGAASQRSSPTATMPVSLSMPLSLPHSSSSSSLPPSSSSSATSLSVSEAARDLRRNGEGGEKEKWSHRLEKLRLTRSPPPILTPAAAVSSIHAAALPPTSGAXPPRKGRLVREGAVCVSSSADDLGAGHGFPGFSFGLLHHSLENSGAPAAAAQTGPVPPPGPVGNLPFRGGRWHKCRLVLRGRDREGNDHGEEYYLEFFIPPKSSKPRLSIPCCSMVDVRSTTALEVPDKENTFLLQLDGAARYVIETRDAVQMRAWLGDLRNRLCLSDQEEAEGVCAGPLTSGTPELVDHLSQACYGGIRGPSALLDPLPPELPPRAPLDEPDSRLLIGGSGLGTPLAETPDATSSFLFSDATAAEAVEHPLSECQWFHGTLSRLKAAQLVLAGGPASHGVFLVRQSETRRGEYVLTFNFQGKAKHLRLSLNEDGQCRVQHLWFQSIFDMLEHFRVHPIPLESGGASDVTLVSFVGAVRQPDLTSRPRSPPQPPPLPPGRPPPPSPPQERANEEVGAGEVEDWEERDSTPLHQLEAVEEEEREGARAPRAVDNQYSFF